One Bradyrhizobium manausense DNA segment encodes these proteins:
- a CDS encoding Nramp family divalent metal transporter, with translation MDARSPDLTQDSAQNAGGWRTDAPTTKSLAEVNATVAIPAAGAWWRRLLAFVGPGYMVSVGYMDPGNWATDLAGGSKFGYTLLSVILLSNLMAILLQSLAARLGIVTDRDLAQACRATYSPAVNFLLWLACEAAIIACDLAEVIGTAIALKLLFGIPLIGGALIAALDAFLLLVLMNRGFRFLEAFVMALLAVIAVCFAVQIVAAAPPVAEVLRGFAPKTDIFTNSEMLYIAIGIIGATVMPHNLYLHSSIVQTRAYARNEEGRREAIKWATTDSTVALMLALFINAAILVVAAATFHKSGHSDVAEIGQAFELLSPLLGLGIASTLFAVALLASGLNSTVTATLAGQIVMEGFLDLRLPNWARRLLTRGIAIIPVIAVTAIYGERGTADLLVFSQVVLSMQLPFAVIPLVRFVSDRRKMGQFAIPPYVAAIAWIVAGVIVILNAKLLVDTLFG, from the coding sequence ATGGATGCCCGATCGCCCGATCTGACCCAGGATTCTGCCCAAAACGCCGGCGGCTGGCGCACTGACGCGCCGACCACGAAGAGCCTCGCCGAGGTGAACGCCACGGTGGCCATCCCCGCGGCCGGAGCATGGTGGCGGCGGCTGCTGGCCTTTGTCGGCCCGGGCTACATGGTCTCGGTCGGCTATATGGACCCCGGCAATTGGGCGACCGACCTCGCCGGTGGATCGAAGTTTGGCTACACGCTGCTCTCGGTCATCCTGCTCTCGAACTTGATGGCGATCCTTCTGCAGTCGCTGGCGGCACGGCTCGGTATCGTCACCGACCGCGACCTCGCGCAGGCCTGCCGCGCGACCTATTCGCCGGCGGTCAACTTCCTGCTGTGGCTCGCCTGCGAGGCGGCGATCATCGCCTGCGATCTCGCCGAGGTGATCGGCACCGCGATTGCGCTGAAACTCCTGTTCGGCATTCCCCTGATCGGCGGCGCACTGATCGCTGCGCTCGACGCATTCCTGCTGCTCGTCCTGATGAACCGCGGCTTCCGCTTCCTCGAAGCCTTCGTCATGGCGCTGCTGGCTGTGATCGCGGTGTGCTTCGCGGTCCAGATCGTCGCCGCGGCGCCGCCGGTTGCGGAGGTGCTGCGCGGCTTTGCGCCGAAGACCGACATCTTCACCAATTCCGAGATGCTCTACATCGCCATCGGCATCATAGGCGCAACCGTGATGCCGCATAATCTCTATCTCCACTCCTCGATCGTGCAGACGCGCGCCTATGCGCGCAACGAGGAGGGCCGGCGCGAAGCGATCAAATGGGCAACGACAGACTCGACCGTTGCGCTGATGCTGGCGCTATTCATCAACGCCGCGATCCTCGTGGTGGCGGCCGCGACCTTTCACAAGAGCGGCCATTCCGACGTCGCCGAGATCGGCCAGGCGTTTGAGCTGCTCTCGCCGCTGCTCGGTCTTGGCATTGCTTCGACATTGTTCGCCGTGGCGCTGCTGGCTTCGGGCCTGAATTCGACGGTCACCGCGACGCTCGCCGGCCAGATCGTGATGGAAGGCTTTCTCGATCTGCGCCTGCCGAACTGGGCGCGCCGCCTGCTCACGCGCGGCATCGCCATCATCCCGGTGATCGCCGTCACCGCGATCTATGGCGAACGCGGCACCGCGGATCTGCTGGTGTTCAGCCAGGTCGTGCTGTCGATGCAGCTGCCCTTCGCCGTCATCCCGCTGGTGCGCTTTGTCTCCGATCGCCGCAAGATGGGGCAGTTCGCGATACCGCCATACGTCGCCGCGATCGCGTGGATTGTCGCGGGCGTGATCGTGATTTTGAACGCCAAGCTGCTGGTGGATACGCTGTTCGGGTGA
- a CDS encoding adenylate/guanylate cyclase domain-containing protein: MQLTSRLALMNWLTGQGLTGLPEIELLRGFCERCRAEGLELSRGLVVIDTLHPIYEGRGFRWSDRASNESDVFEYGSTAEGDAAKSWRRSTFFHMLEHGHDEMVIDLADAPSMDFSQIGELAEKGHKHYVAFVHRFGENGALGLMDCLYSCWTTRRDEGFDEAQLEALRDLVPVLGLAIKSAQQVDIARTLGRVYLGRGASEQVLGGRISRGVTERINAVLWYSDLRGSTGISESIGPDEIIPFLNDYAQAVIDAIHEAGGDVLKLIGDGVLAMFTGEDMAHARRAALRAEHLFRQNVAALNARRTADGRPTTSAYIGLHVGEVFYGNIGSEDRLDFTVVGPTVNEVSRIASMSRSVDRELLASAEFYKGLDAAGRRYLVSTGRYALRGIGRAQDLYTLDPDVDASEPVTGSYERYLAN, encoded by the coding sequence ATGCAACTCACCTCCCGCCTCGCGCTGATGAACTGGCTGACCGGTCAGGGGCTCACCGGCCTTCCCGAAATCGAGCTGCTGCGCGGCTTCTGCGAGCGCTGCCGCGCGGAAGGGCTGGAACTCTCGCGCGGTCTCGTCGTCATCGACACCCTGCATCCGATCTATGAGGGCCGCGGCTTCCGCTGGAGTGACCGGGCCAGCAACGAGAGCGATGTGTTCGAATATGGCTCGACCGCCGAAGGCGATGCGGCCAAGAGCTGGCGCCGCTCGACTTTCTTCCACATGCTCGAGCATGGCCACGACGAGATGGTGATCGATCTGGCCGACGCGCCCTCGATGGATTTCTCGCAGATCGGCGAACTCGCCGAGAAGGGCCACAAGCACTATGTCGCCTTCGTGCATCGCTTCGGCGAGAACGGCGCGCTCGGCCTGATGGATTGCCTCTATTCGTGCTGGACCACGCGGCGCGATGAAGGCTTTGACGAAGCCCAGCTGGAGGCTCTGCGCGATCTCGTGCCGGTGCTGGGGCTCGCGATCAAGTCGGCGCAGCAGGTCGACATCGCGCGCACGCTCGGCCGCGTCTATCTCGGGCGTGGCGCCTCCGAACAGGTGCTGGGCGGACGCATTTCGCGCGGCGTCACCGAGCGCATCAACGCCGTGCTCTGGTATTCGGATTTGCGCGGCTCGACCGGGATCAGCGAGAGCATCGGGCCGGACGAGATCATCCCGTTCCTCAACGACTATGCCCAGGCCGTGATTGACGCGATTCACGAGGCCGGCGGCGACGTCCTGAAGCTGATCGGCGACGGTGTGCTCGCGATGTTCACAGGCGAGGACATGGCGCACGCCCGCCGTGCCGCGCTACGCGCCGAGCATCTGTTCCGCCAGAACGTCGCGGCGCTGAACGCGCGCCGGACGGCTGACGGCCGGCCGACCACATCCGCCTATATCGGCCTGCATGTCGGCGAGGTCTTTTACGGCAATATCGGCAGCGAAGACCGGCTCGACTTCACCGTGGTGGGGCCGACAGTGAACGAGGTCAGCCGTATCGCCTCGATGAGCCGCTCGGTCGACCGCGAGCTGCTGGCCTCGGCCGAGTTCTACAAGGGCCTCGACGCCGCCGGCCGCCGCTATCTCGTCTCCACCGGTCGCTATGCGCTGCGCGGCATCGGCCGCGCGCAGGATCTCTACACGCTCGACCCCGATGTCGATGCGAGCGAGCCGGTGACAGGCAGCTACGAGCGGTATCTGGCGAATTAG
- a CDS encoding MFS transporter, with protein MSNPPRLPDTFNRLAWSNLAAQSAEQIALAAAPIVAVLTLGVAEGQTGLLQTALTLPFVLFAIPAGLLADRISRRSLMAGAEALRAVALATIVLLLALGALNLSLLALLGFAAVCGTVVYSVAAPALVPSLVSAELLPAANARIELARTIAFASGPALGGALVGWWGASPAFGFAAALSAIAVVLLSGLYEPARAPVPRRHPFQDIREGAGFVFHHRLLRPVFITQFIFNTGWFLQIAVFVPYAVRHLGLTAAGVGTVLTMYGVGMVIGALFATRVMKRIAFGTVVGLGPVTGFVAAVVMALTVLVPSPWLAGLSFFLLGVGPILWVISTTTLRQSVTPPRLLGRVSAINIMSYGARPLGSALGAIVGGVWSAEACLYLAAAVFGVQALVIWLSPAVALDRQPAMVGDEVTARA; from the coding sequence ATGTCGAATCCGCCCCGCCTCCCCGACACCTTCAACCGCCTCGCCTGGTCCAACCTCGCCGCGCAGTCGGCCGAGCAGATCGCATTGGCTGCTGCCCCGATCGTCGCCGTGCTGACGCTGGGCGTGGCGGAAGGGCAGACCGGCCTGCTCCAGACCGCGCTCACCCTGCCCTTCGTCCTGTTCGCGATTCCGGCCGGCCTGCTTGCCGACCGCATCTCCCGACGTTCGCTGATGGCGGGGGCCGAGGCGCTGCGCGCGGTGGCGTTGGCGACCATCGTCCTGCTGCTCGCACTCGGTGCGCTCAATCTGTCGCTGTTGGCGTTGCTCGGCTTTGCTGCTGTGTGCGGCACCGTCGTCTACAGCGTCGCGGCCCCCGCCCTGGTGCCCTCGCTGGTGAGCGCGGAACTGCTGCCGGCTGCGAATGCGCGCATCGAGCTGGCGCGCACCATCGCCTTCGCAAGCGGCCCCGCGCTCGGCGGCGCCCTGGTGGGATGGTGGGGCGCCAGCCCGGCCTTCGGCTTTGCCGCCGCGCTCTCGGCGATCGCCGTGGTCTTGCTGTCCGGCCTCTACGAGCCCGCGCGTGCGCCGGTGCCGCGCCGCCATCCGTTCCAGGACATTCGCGAAGGCGCCGGCTTCGTGTTTCATCACCGGCTGCTGCGTCCCGTGTTCATCACCCAATTCATCTTCAACACCGGCTGGTTTTTGCAGATCGCAGTGTTCGTGCCCTACGCCGTGCGCCATCTCGGCCTGACCGCCGCCGGGGTCGGTACTGTACTGACGATGTACGGGGTCGGCATGGTGATCGGCGCGCTGTTTGCCACGCGCGTGATGAAACGCATTGCTTTCGGCACAGTGGTCGGCCTCGGCCCGGTCACCGGCTTCGTCGCAGCCGTGGTGATGGCGCTGACGGTGCTGGTGCCCTCACCCTGGCTTGCCGGTCTCAGCTTCTTCCTGCTCGGCGTCGGGCCGATCCTCTGGGTGATCTCGACCACGACGTTGCGCCAGTCGGTCACGCCACCACGCCTGCTCGGCCGCGTCTCCGCCATCAACATCATGAGCTATGGCGCCCGCCCGCTCGGCTCGGCGCTGGGCGCGATCGTCGGCGGTGTCTGGAGCGCGGAGGCGTGCCTGTATCTCGCCGCAGCCGTGTTCGGTGTGCAGGCGCTGGTGATCTGGCTGTCGCCGGCAGTAGCGCTCGATCGGCAGCCGGCCATGGTGGGGGATGAAGTGACGGCGCGGGCCTAA
- a CDS encoding arginyltransferase, which translates to MTQHSRDTPQFYLTAPSPCPYLPGRHERKVFTHLVGDRAGDLNDLLTHGGFRRSQSIAYRPACDQCRACVSVRVVANEFRPSRNFRKVMARNADIVGEQRSAVPTSEQYSVFRAYLDARHRHGGMADMTVLDYAMMVEDSHVETRIIEYRKRGPDSGITGRGEELIAVALTDVLSDGLSMVYSFFEPNQVSRSMGTFMILDHIARARRQGLPYVYLGYWIEGSKKMDYKARFLPQQRLAPSGWLRIDAQGDATSEPQD; encoded by the coding sequence TTGACCCAGCACTCGCGCGACACCCCACAATTTTACCTCACGGCGCCGTCCCCCTGCCCTTATCTGCCGGGTCGGCATGAGCGCAAGGTGTTCACGCACCTCGTGGGTGACCGCGCCGGCGATCTCAACGACCTCCTGACCCATGGCGGGTTCCGCCGCAGTCAGTCGATCGCATACCGGCCCGCTTGCGATCAGTGCCGGGCCTGCGTCTCGGTCCGCGTCGTCGCCAACGAGTTCCGTCCGTCCCGCAACTTCCGCAAGGTGATGGCGCGCAACGCCGACATCGTCGGCGAGCAGCGCAGCGCGGTGCCGACGTCCGAGCAATATTCGGTGTTCCGCGCCTATCTCGACGCGCGCCACCGCCATGGCGGCATGGCCGACATGACCGTGCTCGACTACGCCATGATGGTCGAGGACAGCCATGTCGAAACCCGCATCATCGAGTACCGCAAGCGTGGCCCCGACAGCGGCATCACCGGCCGCGGCGAGGAGTTGATCGCGGTCGCGCTCACCGACGTGCTCAGCGACGGGTTGTCGATGGTCTATTCGTTCTTCGAGCCGAACCAGGTCAGCCGCTCGATGGGCACCTTCATGATCCTCGATCACATCGCGCGCGCGCGCCGGCAAGGCCTGCCTTACGTCTATCTCGGCTACTGGATCGAAGGCTCCAAGAAGATGGACTACAAGGCCCGCTTCCTGCCGCAGCAGCGGCTTGCCCCCTCAGGCTGGCTTCGCATCGACGCACAGGGCGATGCGACGTCCGAGCCGCAGGATTAG